In Malania oleifera isolate guangnan ecotype guangnan chromosome 8, ASM2987363v1, whole genome shotgun sequence, a single window of DNA contains:
- the LOC131161443 gene encoding thaumatin-like protein 1: MDLIFSITSPSFYVILILIFLLSSTRGISGTTFTFINRCDYTVWPGIQPNAGTAGLDTTGFELRSGGSRSSQAPPPWSGRFWGRTGCNFDAGSGQGRCATGDCGSGQVECNGAGGSLPATLAEFTIGSGTQDFYDVSLVDGYNLPMLVEASGGSGACASTGCATDLNRQCPEELRVGYGEACKSACEAFGKPEFCCSGAYGSPATCRPSVYAQMFKSACPRSYSYAYDDPTSTFTCTGADYTITFCPSVTSRKSSRDSSPVTATAGGTAVGSGSGSGSGQTPLMAAGNSSSSSSLPNFATGDSSTLLPFSAFTIASAISCLILL; this comes from the exons ATGGATCTAATCTTCTCCATTACCTCTCCCTCCTTTTACGTCATTCttattctcatctttcttctATCCAGTACCAGAG GTATTTCAGGGACTACATTTACCTTCATCAACAGGTGCGACTACACCGTGTGGCCCGGCATTCAACCCAATGCCGGGACTGCCGGGTTGGATACCACCGGTTTCGAGCTCCGTTCAGGCGGCTCTCGCTCCTCCCAGGCTCCGCCCCCCTGGTCCGGCCGCTTCTGGGGCAGAACCGGTTGCAACTTCGATGCTGGTTCTGGTCAGGGGAGATGCGCCACCGGCGATTGCGGCTCCGGCCAGGTGGAGTGCAACGGAGCAGGAGGGAGCCTCCCGGCGACACTGGCGGAGTTCACGATCGGGTCGGGCACCCAAGACTTCTACGACGTGAGTTTGGTGGACGGGTACAATTTGCCAATGCTGGTGGAAGCGAGCGGCGGGTCGGGAGCGTGCGCGTCCACTGGTTGCGCGACGGACTTGAACCGGCAGTGCCCGGAGGAGCTGCGGGTCGGGTACGGGGAGGCTTGCAAGAGCGCTTGCGAGGCGTTTGGGAAGCCGGAGTTCTGTTGCAGCGGCGCGTACGGTTCACCCGCCACCTGCAGGCCGTCGGTGTACGCGCAGATGTTTAAGTCGGCTTGTCCGAGGTCGTATAGCTACGCATACGATGATCCTACGAGTACGTTTACGTGTACTGGAGCAGATTATACGATTACCTTCTGCCCTTCTGTTACAAG CCGGAAATCTTCAAGAGATTCGTCTCCGGTGACAGCAACCGCAGGAGGAACGGCAGTAGGGTCCGGATCCGGGTCGGGTTCGGGGCAGACCCCGTTAATGGCTGCGGGCAACAGCAGCTCCTCTTCGTCGTTACCGAACTTCGCCACCGGAGACTCATCTACGCTCCTCCCATTCTCCGCCTTCACCATTGCTTCTGCAATTTCCTGTCTCATCCTCTtatag